GTgacccaggggttggggacccctgccctagggGCATGATAATCCATTGCAGGGAAGAAGATATCAATacacttgtttatattttcatcttaaaagcaagaaataaagttTTACCAACATGAACTGTAAGCACTGTCACTGGTGCCTGGCATTGGTCCAGGTGTCAGAGGTTCTCAGGAAAGAACATGGGTTCTGTACACAGAGGGGCTGCGTGGGAGCCTCCTCAGTGCTTAGCTTTCAGCATATTATGCCCTTACAATGGCTTTTAGGGAAAAAGGGCACATATGTGCAACTTATTCCCAAAtccttcatgaaaaaaaaaaaaaagataaacagatggatacgtagatatataaatatatagatatagataatgataaaaaatatggAGAATGTTAACACTTCGAGAATCTgagtgaagggtatatgggaattcttagtactatttttgcaactgttctgtaaatgtgaaattatttcaaattaaaaatttgatgaTGGTGAAGAGGCAGTGTAGAGCAGCGTACGCAGGTGAAGATAGGGTGGCTCCAGCCCGGGGACTGGGAGGAGGAACAGACAAGGGTCCTGAGTGCTGTGAGGACAGTGCTGACAATCAAGGCACCGTCTCCTGACAGACAGGTGAAGACAGGAGACACTGGTTCTTTTCTACATCGAGTTGTTATCAATCTGCAAAATAGATCATATTCTTTTTGCCAAGTAAAGTATGGATTTTCCCTGTCAGCACAAACACTACTGTCTGATCACCCGGGGATATTTATCAAGGCCTTGATGTTCACAGATGATGAAAACCTCCTCATGGTAATGGCTGGACTTTAGAAGCACACATCAGCTGAGCTGCAGTTCCCCTCTCAGGAACACGGCAGATGGAAAGATGCAATTCTTTGTGTTTGTGTCCTTTAGTGCAGCCACCCAGACAAGTTCTCAGTAGCCTGCCCTTTGTACAGACTTAAGACTAGAAACACAGGTGAGCATAAAGCCATTCGGCAAAATGATATTCATCTGCATGCACTAAAGAAGGGTGTTCACATCATATTTGAAAACAGAAGGGCACCTCACGTTAATATGAAGCTTGCTGGGACAAAATGCAATTCTCATATTTAACCCTGGCCATCTTCACACCCGATattttagaaaagacaaaacctCAGCTCAAAGAAGTTAAACATTTGCCCCAAGATCATACAATTAGTTGgcagcagagccaagatttgaagcTACGTCTTTCCGGCGTCAGACTTTCTGCTGCTTCTTATACTCCACATCATTTCCCATCTTACTTCCTAACAGGAAGAAGCATGAGCCTCAGCAGACGCTGACCTCACACTCAGCTACAGATGCAATTTGCGCTAATAAAATACATGGAGAAGTTCGCTGGGGGTTTTTCAGGGAAATTCTTTCTCGGTCTTATGGGAATGTTTGTAGAAGCAAGGTCTTCTCTCCAGCCTGGTCTCTGATGAGAAACTGTAGGGGTAGGACATCCTAGGACTACAAGTGTGAGCCATCCCAGAATGGAATGATGCATAGGTGGAGCGATGGAAAAAAGGTATGCATCAGGAATGTGGGTTCTTTATCCTGCTTCTACTCACTTGTGTTCTAGACCGTCTCTTGCTTTTCCAAAGACTGTGCTCCTATAATTATTGCTGGTTTTCTTTCGCTTTATTATCAATGTCTCCCTCCATTCTGGATATTCCAAACATGTGTTGGATTCtttcatattaaaacaaaatgattatcCTTTGACTCTGTATTCTCTTCCCGCTACagccctttttctctccttccctcttccaaaACTCTGTACTCTCTCACCTCCCACTCATGTTTTAACCCATTCTAGTCTGGTTCCTGACGTCAGTCTTCTCCTAGACGTGTTCCTGTCAAGTTCATCACTGACATTCACCTTCCCAAAGCCAATGGgcatttctctgttttcatttatctAGACTTTCCAGCAGGATGTAAATGAGTTGAACATCCCCTCTTTCTTGGAATACATTCTATCTTGGCTTCCAGGACTCCACACTACCCTGGCCTCTCCACTACCTCActggctgctgcttctctgtCCCCTAGACTGACTTTTCCTCCTCTATTAAATTTCTAAATGTTGGACTGTCTCAAGGCTTTGTCCTAGGTCCTCTACTCTCCTCTACTTACTCCATCTCTTCCTATATTCATTCAACACTAAATCAATACTTATCGagtatctactatatgccagactctgttctaggcactggaaatagagaaatgaataaacaaacaaatccctGCCTTTATAAAGCATATATTCtagtggaagagaaaataaaccaaaaacagcAATAAGTGTATAATATAATGTCCAGTAGTGATAAGTGATAGGGAGAAGAATAAAGCAGTGCCAGTGACaatgatgctttttaaaaataagatggcCAGGGGAGGATGTGATAAGGAGGTAACATTTACATCTGAGGAAAGTGGAGTGTGAGAGAGAAAAGTTAAAGATGACTGCAGGTTTTTTGTTtcagtgaaagaaagaatgatggtaccatttattgaaatacGGAAGCCTAGGGGAGGAAGGGATTTGGGAGGGGAAAATCAAGAATTCTGGTTTGGATGCATCGATAGGTCATAGGGACACATTAAGTGGTTATTTGGATAAATTAAGTTCCTGGTGTGGATGATTCCTTCCTCAGGTCTTAGAGAGACCTTTCCTGACCACTCTGTCTCTGAGAACATCCTACCGGCCACCTCCCTAGCCCACAGAATCTCTAGCACCTTCCTTAGTTTATTGTCTTCATTATAGTCACCTCAATCTGTAATAACAAAACCTGGCTATTGTTTGGCTACTCTCACAAAGGTTAAGTCCTGGGGGGAACAGGAATGTGGTCTGCCTTATTCATAGCTTTATTCCCAGGCCTTAGTACTGTGCTTGTCACAATGGAAGAACTCAACAActaattgttgaatgaaaaagCAAAGGGTAGGTCAGTCCTCTGGAGAAGTCAGGACAACCTCGTTCTTGTCTGAGCCCAGCCAGTAACTAGATATGTGGCTTCGGACCAGTCACTTCTGTGGTATTTTCTCAGTTTCAGAAGTCGTTTGATTAGATGATTTCTAAGGGTTAATTTGTCCACTTTGAAAGTATGTTTAAAATCCaggatttttatgtatttactcTAACCAAATTTGTACCCAGAACTTCATTCTGGTAATAACAATGCTGAAGGGATTTTTGAAGTAGCATGCGCTCAAACTACTGCTTCTGGGGAAGTTCGCCACAGAGATCCTGGAGGGTCTGTAATCCCACTCTGGGCCACCGGAAGTCCTCAGTCTCAGGTAGCCATCCATTCTGTTGGCCTCCAAGACCAGGGAGAAACaattggaaaggaaagagaataagTGAAGGAGTTCATTTTCTGGAacattattgagcacctgctcaCTAGCCCAGTTCAAGCCTTTTCAGGGATGCTATTTCACATGTATTAAAGGGTTATTTGGGTATTAAGGCATATCTTCACAAAACCGGGTGAGGTGGGTATTAATACCCCCCTTTTCACTGATGTAGGAAATGAGGTTCAGGGAGATGAACTGATTTGCCATGGTTCAGACAAGTGACAAGTGGCAGATAAAAGGTTGGAATCTacatctccccccaccctccttgTGCTCTCCACCACATCATAGATGCCTCTAATAAAGGGCATACCCCCTTGGGTATAATCAGTTTCCAGTGGACTCAGGTCTATTTGTTGaatcaacaaatgaaaataagttgGATTAAGAAACACTCTCTCATAACCCCGTGTTCAAAAAACTGACAGTTTACGTTTCAACTCATCTGGGAAATCCTATTGCAGAGTCATTAATTactatgtacatatacatagCTGGGTAGAAATAAAGCCACAAAAAGTATCACCTTGTTTACAGAGATAGGAATGATTTCCTTTCTGAAATAGCAAGATTTCCCAGGGCTCCTTCTGGAGAAGGTAGAGGGATAGGCCAGGAATATACTCCCCACGTACAATCCATTGGAAGATCCTtcacttcctttgttttctttttcctccgcAATTTCTGAAGACTTCACTTTCAAaagaattttgttctttcttcatgGAAAAGGAATTCTTTTCCCATCAAGGTATCCGTGTTACAGGAAGGTTCCCACCCTGATGTGCGTGTGCACAAATGAGGATATGAATCCACACCACATCAAATATGGAAAGCCGTCTATACGCATCTTAGCGTTGGGCATGATCCTGAAggaatgacattttttaaaacccataAGCCGTTTGGCATTGATATAAATCAGGAATGGGAAAACAACGCAGATGGGGtgtacttctttcttctttcagataCAAGACAAcctttttatgtaaaaaatgttctggaaaaaaGGATTGTTTTGAATAGAGGAAGGGGTCATTATTTTATCCTTCCCTACCAATAAACGATGACAAAAGCAGATTCCTAAGAACTAAAACGGCAACAAAGCGAGAACATgattagaaaaatgaataaataacatttatttggtACAAAGCGGCTGGCGGTGTCCGAGAGGCCCCAGGGGCAGGGCGCGCCCTCACAGGAGCAGGAGGGGGCCCAGCAGCAGCTCGCCCTGGCCCAGCAGGCGGCCCCGCTCCAGCCCGCGGCCCCGGTTCTCGGCCTTGACGCGGACGGCCAGGCGACGCACCTCGTCCTCCGAGAGCCCGTCCAAGCACAAGTCCTGCTCCAAGACCGCCCGGcggctcagccggaccacggcgccCCGCGGCCGGCGCGTCTGGCCCGGCGGCTGCAGAACGAAGCTGACGCGGCAGCCGACGGGGACGCGGGGCTCGGCGGCCCCTCCGGCCGGGTCCTCGGCGCGGAGCAGCCGGACGCGGAGGCGCCCGCTGTCCCGACTGTACTCGACGGCCAGGCGCAGGGCGCCGCCGGCGCGGTCCAGAGTCACGGTGCCCTCAGCCTCCAGGCGCTCGGGCCGAGGGTCGGGGGGCCGCGGAGGGGACGTGGCGGGGGCCCGGGCCGGGGACCAGGAGCCGGAGCGGCGCCCGTCGTCGTCGTCGTCATCCCCGTCCCCGCTGGAGACTGAGCGGGCGCGGGCCAGGCCTCGGCTCCTCCCGGCCCGCAGTGCGCGGCGCAGCAGCCCCTCGGGAGCGCGCAGGAGGCGGCGGCCGTGGGGCCGCGGGGCGAGCGCAACCGGCgggagggggcgggcgggggccacGGGAGGCGCAGCAGGGACTCTTCCCGGGGGCGCGAGGgggtcgccgccgccgccgccgccgccgccgaagGTGCGggcccgggggcggggcgcgggcaGGAGCGGGGCGGTGCCCGAGCCCCCAAGGAAGAGCGACTCCTTGCGGCGGGTGTGCGGGCTCTCGAGTAGCGCGCAGAAGCCGTAGGCGGTGCGCGCACGGGGCAGGTGCGGCAGCGAGAGCGCGGCCTGCGAGCGTGGGTCCCAGTCTGTGCGGCCCGCGCCGTCGTAGGCTCCTCGAAACCAAAGGTCCGGCTCTGCAGCGCACCGCCGGGGCAGGGCGGCGGCCTGGGGCGAGGACACTGGCGCGCAGGGCGCGGGCAGCCGCGGTGGGATGCAGAACTCGGGGATGCGGTCCGGGGTGAGCACGTTGGAGAAGGCAGGCTCCAGAGCCGCGCGGCCCGCGGCCGAGGCGCGGAGTTTCCCGAGGAGCCGCATCCTCCGAGGCTGGGCCTGGGAGTGGGGGGAAGAAACGCTCCTGCGAGGGAGAGAAGCTACTAAGTTTGGACGCCCGGGGCCTCTCGGCAGTGCCTGGACCCCTCCCCGGAGCCCTCTGGGAGTGCCAATGCTCCTGCCAGTCCGGGCCGAGCTCTCGCGCGCCCACAAAGCCACCCGCCTTCCATTCATTGTTACTAAATAAACGAAGAAGTAGAAATCAGACCTTTGCCTCTTCTTCAGTCCCTCTGGTTCCTGAGTTGCAAGTTCAGTGCCCGTCCCCTTGCGGTCCAGGCAGGCGCGCCAGCTTCAGCACTGTGGCCGCGAGGTGGGCGCTCCTCACTTATATCGGAGGCTGAGCCCCGCCCAGCTGGCCCGGAGCCCAACCCTTGGAGTCGCTGGACGGCCCGCCCTCCCGGCCGCCCCTTCTCGCCAGCACCAGGCCCTGTCGCGGGGGCTCTCCTGGGAGCGAAGCTGTGGCGAGAGCCGGCACCCTCTGCTCAGCCCTGGGACCTACATCCGCTGTGCGTGCAGGGAACCGCCAGTGAAAGGTTGCCGGTGGAGGAAGGCTGCCTAGTCGGCCTGCCAAGGGAGAATCGGCGGCTGAAAATGTTGGAGGTTTCTTGGAGAAGGTGCAGCTGGATACGGAAACAAGAATTTCCCTTTTGCTGGGAGCTAAATCCTgccccccccggccccccggAGGTGACCTACACGTACTAGCATCTTCCGTTTTACTGCCCCCACGAACCTGCAGTGTGTAGACACATATAGTTCCCATGGTACTCGTGTACTTATTTATGCGTCTGTCCCCCTCCGTTAGACAGTGGCCTTCTTAGTAGTATAGGGCCTGGCTCAGTCAGTGCCATATATATTGGTGGAGTGGGTGAATTAATGTATGCAAAAATTTCTGAATGACTACAGGCTCTGCCTATCATCTTGATGGTCACAAAAGGTGGGGTTTCCGGCTCACGCCCTAAAAATGACACTTGGTATTTCCAAAGCTACCcctttctctctgctccagcATGGAGGTATCCAGCTAGAAAGCACTTCACAGAAAACCCAGAtggcctctctccccaccccgcccccaaccTTCATTTTCCAAGATGAGAATACTGAAGTCCAGTGGGACTTGAGGAAATTCCATAAAAGTTCAGTggagctagtaaatggcagaaacTGGAACTAGCAATTTCCTGTCTATTTGGCTTTGTATGTGATGCTTCCTGCTATCTGAAATGCcctcctctgctttttttctctatAGGAACTCCTTTTTTTTAGTTCAGCCAGACATCATCCCCTTCAGAACATTTACTCAACTCCCCCACTACAGTTCTCAGCCGCTTCATGCACATTCTATGGACCACATTGCTGCATTTAGCAGGCTGCTTTGGAATTTTTGGTTTACAGGTTTGTCTCCCCTACTAGACTGTGAGtttcttgagggcaaggactgCAGTAATGCAACCGGAGAGGAGTCTGGTGGACCTACTatgaatacatgtaaaataaatagaagtgCTGTGATCCAGAACCTGGGTCTGCCTCCATCCCAAAGCAGACCTAAGGGACAAGCCTGGTTGTCTTATTCAACTCCTCCAGTTTCAGCATCTGGAGATGCAGTGCCAGGCAAATAAtaattgctcagtaaatatttgatgaattatACCGTGTTGAATTCAGCCTGATCTACAATCCAGGTCTTATGACTGTCATGTGCTTTTAACCACATATCTGTCTAACTGCTTTATTCAATGTCTTTCTCACAACAAACCAGTGCAGTGGACATTGCTTCTGTTTACGatataagaaactgaggctcaggttaAGAGACTTGTCTAAGGTCGTTCAAATTATGAGTCACAGCCCATGTATTGTAAGTCCTAGCTTTTTgctaatttcttccttctctctttcctgccttcctccctccaaCCATCCACTCAGTTCAATATCATTCACTGAGTTCACTGTGTGTCAGGGCACGTGTTCATGGTTTGTATTGCACTTGACACCCAGAATGTTAATTCTTAAAGCAACTCAGTGTGCTAAGTATTTTCCATTATCTCTGCTTTGGAATAAGTAccatcatttccaaatatttaaaggtaAGGAGAGTGAGTGTTTTCCATGGATAAGTaatactttctttttaagttgATCACTGCTGCCCTCTGTTGTGTGCTTTCTGATACGGCAAGCATGAATCCCTACGCAGCCGGAGAGCAGCAACCAGACCCGCTGCAGCCACACCTGCAAGCGGAGGAGTCCCCAGGGGATCTCGGACTGGATCCTTTCCTATTGCTTCTGCAGGCCGGTCTGCAAATCCGTGAGCCAATGGTCTTCTCTGAAGCAGAGCAACTAGCATTATAGCCTGCTTATGTGCCAGCCCGCTTCCAACGAGACCTCAGTGAAAAGGGCCTTCGTGACATGAACACACAAACATTTCAGCAGTGAGTAAATCCACTGGAAGCAGGACATGGGATTTGAGAAACT
Above is a genomic segment from Tursiops truncatus isolate mTurTru1 chromosome 2, mTurTru1.mat.Y, whole genome shotgun sequence containing:
- the C2CD4B gene encoding C2 calcium-dependent domain-containing protein 4B translates to MRLLGKLRASAAGRAALEPAFSNVLTPDRIPEFCIPPRLPAPCAPVSSPQAAALPRRCAAEPDLWFRGAYDGAGRTDWDPRSQAALSLPHLPRARTAYGFCALLESPHTRRKESLFLGGSGTAPLLPAPRPRARTFGGGGGGGGDPLAPPGRVPAAPPVAPARPLPPVALAPRPHGRRLLRAPEGLLRRALRAGRSRGLARARSVSSGDGDDDDDDGRRSGSWSPARAPATSPPRPPDPRPERLEAEGTVTLDRAGGALRLAVEYSRDSGRLRVRLLRAEDPAGGAAEPRVPVGCRVSFVLQPPGQTRRPRGAVVRLSRRAVLEQDLCLDGLSEDEVRRLAVRVKAENRGRGLERGRLLGQGELLLGPLLLL